The following are encoded together in the Bombus pascuorum chromosome 10, iyBomPasc1.1, whole genome shotgun sequence genome:
- the LOC132911130 gene encoding endocuticle structural glycoprotein SgAbd-2-like has translation MQRILLAFTLFGCALGQYGAFRGFPSQNAYRPTPRPAYQPTAQPQYTPQYSPGRFIAIRSQQKDTYPDGTYTFSYDTENGISVAESGRPQGTSQGQNEVVQGRYSYSAPDGTPITVEYTADENGFHPQGAHLPTPPPIPEAIRRALAANPPGPDDSDYRQPYNPNLYRRY, from the exons ATGCAGCGTATA TTATTGGCGTTCACTTTATTTGGCTGCGCTTTAGGACAGTATGGTGCGTTTCGCGGTTTCCCAAGTCAAAATGCGTATAGACCAACACCTAGGCCAGCCTATCAACCAACGGCTCAACCACAATATACACCCCAGTATAG CCCCGGGAGGTTTATAGCAATACGTAGTCAACAGAAAGATACCTATCCAGATGGAACTTACACGTTTAGCTACGATACCGAAAATGGGATTTCGGTTGCCGAAAGCGGACGACCTCAAGGCACTTCACAGGGACAAAACGAG GTTGTCCAGGGCAGATATTCGTATTCCGCACCGGATGGAACTCCCATCACCGTAGAATATACAGCAGACGAAAATGGTTTCCATCCACAAGGTGCACATTTACCAACTCCTCCTCCTATCCCAGAAGCAATTAGACGAGCTCTTGCTGCTAATCCACCTGGGCCTGATGATTCGGATTATAGGCAACCATACAATCCAAACCTTTACcgaagatattaa